The Aquificaceae bacterium genomic sequence GTGTTTTTGTATTTTCTTGTGCTCGTCCTTGTGAGCCTTATGGTGATATACCTTCTAATTCTCTATGGCAGGTTTATGAGTAAAAGGTAAGTTAAGTAGGGTTTATTACCTTCTGCCCCTTGCTGAATGGTCAAAATGAGCTAAAATAGACTACTATGGAGAAGAAATACGGAGAGATAGCAATAGAAGAGGCTCAACTTGAACCTTGGGAAAACCCTACACCAGAGAGAAACTACATGATAGAAATAACCTTTCCCGAGTTTTCTTGTCTCTGTCCTCGCTCAGGGTATCCAGACTATGCCACCATAAAGATAAGGTATATTCCAGATAAATACATTGTAGAGCTAAAGTCCCTAAAGCTCTGGCTCAATAAGTTTAGAAATCGCTACATATCTCACGAGCAAGCAACTAATGAAATATACACTGCGCTTTATGAAACTCTAAAGCCACGTTTCCTTGAAGTAATTGGAGACTTCAACCCAAGGGGTAATGTGCATACAGTCATAAAGGTTAGGAGCGACGAGAATTACGGATAATATCCTTTAGCTTCCTTAGTGCCTTGTAGCCTTCCTCTATTTCGTCAGGATATACCTTATAGGGTGAGTATTTGTATTTCTGGTATATGGAAAGGATAAACTTGACATAATTGTATAGCTCTGTGCCCTTGCAGGCAGATATTATCTCATCTGGTAGGAGGTTCTTTGATACTATGCCTTCCTTTTCAAGAAGTTCTCTTGTCCTACGGTATAGGTTTTCGGGAGTTTTCCTAAGTCTCCCAAGTAGAAGAAAGATGAAATAAAGGGTGGTAGCAAGAAGAAGTATCCAAAATATCTGTAAAGCTCTTATTCTTAGGTTTTCTAATTTTAACTCCGCCCTTAGACCCTCTCCTATGTTTCTAAAGAGCCTTATCTGCTTTTCTGAAGTGTAGCCCACTATGTTGGAATACCAAAAGCTCACTATGGAGTCTCTTATTAGAGCAAGGGTGGAAATCCTTTCTAAGCTGGGAGACACGTAGGGTGGTGTGGTGTCTACCCTTAGCCATCTTCCTTCCACATAAGCCTCCACCCACACATGAGCCATAGAGTTGGTTACTATATGATATCCACCATACGGATTCCAGAGAGCACCCTTGTATCCTCCCACTACCCTGGCAGGCACACCCATAAGCCTCAAAAGTAGAGCGGTAGCACTGGCATAGTATTCACAGTTCCCCTTCTTAGATACAAAAACAAAATAATCAAGAGGGTCTCCCTCATACCTTTCCAACCTCAAAGTGTAGCTATAACCCTTTGAAAAGTGCTGGATAACATTCCTTAGCTTTTCCATATCGGTCTTTGCGTTGGCGGAGAGCTCCTCTGCAAGTTTTTTGAGGTTTGGGCTTATATCTGGTGGTATCCTCATGTAATCTCTTGGGTCCTCTTCAAGATAGAGGTTCTTTGAGGAGCTAACTTTAACCCTTATGGCTCTGTTTATTTCTCTACTTAGGCGAAGGGTGTTCCCTGTAGCCATATAGGCATTGGCGGAAAGCCCTTCCACACTTAAGACCCTGTAAGGGTAGTCAAGTGCGGGTATCAGGTTATCAAAGGATGGTTCAATAACAAGAGTGTATATAATGTCTCCACTTCCCGAAGGCATTTGGAAGGCTTCTTCTCTTACTTTAACCCACGTGTTTTTTACGTAGTCTCCAAAAACTACCACCCTCCAGTATGGGTCTTTTATATCTTGAGGAAGTCCATAAACCCTAAAAACAACCGTATTGTCCTCCTGTATTTCTCCCACTTTACCGAGGCTTACGCTTTCTGCAAGACCAGTTTTTAGTCCACTGCCTCTGGATATGAGGTCAAAAAGAGGAGCTTGTGTTCTTGGAAGAAGAAAGAAGAAGGGAAGAGTAAAAAAGGCAACCAAAATAAACAGGATAAGGCTTGACACCGCAAAGGGTTTATATACGCCAAGGTCAAAGCTTTGCTCTCCCACAGTTCTATACAGATTAAGAAATACAAGAGAAGAAACACCCAAGAGGCTGTGCAAGATAAAAACAAGAAGAAAGCTAAGGCTGAGGTTATATGCGGTAGATATGGATACTGCAAAAAGGCTCAAAAGAAGTATCTGATAGAGGTCTCTTGGCTTTTTTTCTTCAAGGCTTTTTATAGAAAGAAGCAAAAGAACTACATGAGAAAAGGGCTTGAGAAGGTCTTCAAGAGTGAGAAAGGACAGAAAATATAAGGTCAAGACAACGCCAAAAAGGTTTAGAAATATTCTCCTTACGGGATAGGTAGCCTTTATGTCCATAGGCACACCCAAAAGGTATAAGACTACAAATACGAAAAAATACACCGTATCTGCTACATTCCATAGGGATAGGATACCTACAAGGGAAGTAAGACGCACAAGCATAATGGTTGTCAGGCGAGAATTACTTAGATATCTTCCTAACATAGCTCCTTACTTCTTCCTTATACATTGGATGTGCGTATATTCTGTAAAGCTCTATATCTTCCAAAGAGGCTACGATGGTGGACACCTCTCGCAGACTAAGTAGCTCGTTTCCGTTCCATACGGGTATGTCTTCGTCTAATACCTTTTTCTTAGCTTGGTCAAACCTCAAAAGCTTCTCTTCATACTTTTCCAAAAGTCTTTCTTTTACAAACTCAAAGTGC encodes the following:
- a CDS encoding DUF3488 and transglutaminase-like domain-containing protein, with translation MLGRYLSNSRLTTIMLVRLTSLVGILSLWNVADTVYFFVFVVLYLLGVPMDIKATYPVRRIFLNLFGVVLTLYFLSFLTLEDLLKPFSHVVLLLLSIKSLEEKKPRDLYQILLLSLFAVSISTAYNLSLSFLLVFILHSLLGVSSLVFLNLYRTVGEQSFDLGVYKPFAVSSLILFILVAFFTLPFFFLLPRTQAPLFDLISRGSGLKTGLAESVSLGKVGEIQEDNTVVFRVYGLPQDIKDPYWRVVVFGDYVKNTWVKVREEAFQMPSGSGDIIYTLVIEPSFDNLIPALDYPYRVLSVEGLSANAYMATGNTLRLSREINRAIRVKVSSSKNLYLEEDPRDYMRIPPDISPNLKKLAEELSANAKTDMEKLRNVIQHFSKGYSYTLRLERYEGDPLDYFVFVSKKGNCEYYASATALLLRLMGVPARVVGGYKGALWNPYGGYHIVTNSMAHVWVEAYVEGRWLRVDTTPPYVSPSLERISTLALIRDSIVSFWYSNIVGYTSEKQIRLFRNIGEGLRAELKLENLRIRALQIFWILLLATTLYFIFLLLGRLRKTPENLYRRTRELLEKEGIVSKNLLPDEIISACKGTELYNYVKFILSIYQKYKYSPYKVYPDEIEEGYKALRKLKDIIRNSRRS
- the queF gene encoding preQ(1) synthase, with the protein product MEKKYGEIAIEEAQLEPWENPTPERNYMIEITFPEFSCLCPRSGYPDYATIKIRYIPDKYIVELKSLKLWLNKFRNRYISHEQATNEIYTALYETLKPRFLEVIGDFNPRGNVHTVIKVRSDENYG